In the genome of Dermatobacter hominis, the window GACATGCGGGCCCAGTACCTGGACTCCATGGACCTGGAGCGGGAGCGGGGCATCACGATCAAGCTGCAGTCGGTCCGCCTCCAGCACCGCAGCCACGTGCTCAACCTCATCGACACGCCCGGCCACGTCGACTTCGGCTACGAGGTGTCCCGGTCGCTGGCGGCGTGCGAGGGCGTGATCCTCGTGGTCGACGCGTCGCAGGGGATCGAGGCCCAGACGCTGGCCAACTGCTACCTGGCGCTCGAGAACGACCTCGAGATCGTCGCCGCGCTCAACAAGATCGACCTGCCGGCCGCCGATCCCGACACCTACGCCGAGGAGATCGAGAACGTGCTCGGCATCCCGGCCGAGGACATCCTGCGCATCTCGGCCAAGACCGGCGAGGGCGTCAGCGACCTGCTCGACGCGGTGATCGACCGCATCCCGGCCCCCGAGGGCGAGGCCGACGCGCCGCTGCAGGGCCTGATCTTCGACTCCCACTTCGACCAGTACCGCGGCGTGGTCAGCTCGGTGCGGGTCGTGAACGGCCACCTCCGCACGGGCTCACGACTGCGGTTCATGCAGGCCGGCGCGACCCACGAGGCCATCGAGGTCGGCGTGCGCACCCCCGACAACCTCCCGGTGGCCGAGCTCGGCCCCGGCGAGGTCGGCTACCTGATCGCCGGCATCAAGGACGTGGGCGAGGCCCGCTCGGGCGAGACCGTCACCGACAACGCCGCTCCGGCCGCCGAGCCGCTCGCCGGCTACCAGGACCCGAAGCCGATGGTGTTCTGCGGCCTGTACCCCGTCGACGGCGACGAGTTCGAGGACCTCCGCGAGTCGCTCGAGAAGCTGCAGCTCAACGACGCCAGCTTCACCTACGAGCCCGAGACCTCGGGGGCGCTCGGCTTCGGGTTCCGGTGCGGGTTCCTCGGGCTGCTCCACATGGAGATCATCCGGGAGCGCCTGGAGCGCGAGTTCGACCTGAACCTGATCGCCACGGCGCCGTCGGTCGAGTACCGGGTGATCCGCGACGACGGCCACGAGCTCGTCATCGACAACCCCGCCGACCTGCCGGACCCGGGCTCGATCGAGACGATCCTCGAGCCCTACCTCCGCACGACGATCATCACCCCGACGTCGTACACCGGCGCGCTGATGGACCTGTGCCAGACCCGTCGCGGCGAGATGGTGAAGATGGAGTACCTGTCGCCCGAGCGCGTCGAGCTGCAGTACAAGATGCCGCTCGGCGAGGTCGTCATGGACTTCTTCGACCAGCTGAAGAGCCGGACGCAGGGCTACGCCAGCCTCGACTACGAGCCGATCGGTGACGAGCCGGCCGACCTGGTCAAGGTCGACATCCTGATCTCGGGCGAGCCGGTGGACGCGTTCAGCTCGATCGTCCACAAGGACAAGGCCTACGACTACGGCAAGAAGATGGTCGACAAGCTGCGCGAGCTGATCCCTCGCCAGCAGTTCGACGTGCCGATCCAGGCCGCCATCGGCTCCCGGATCCTCAGCCGCCAGACGGTGAAGGCGTACCGCAAGGACGTGACCGCCAAGCTCTACGGCGGCGATGTGTCCCGCAAGCGGAAGCTGCTCGAGAAGCAGAAGGAGGGCAAGAAGCGGATGAAGCACCTCGGCCGCGTCGAGGTGCCCTCCGACGCCTTCATCAGCGCGCTCCGCCTGGAGGACTGAGCGCTGACCCGTCAGGCCCGTCCTGGTCGCACCGGGCTGGGCCTGTGACGGCCGCCGGGTGTGCAGCGTGGCTGAATTGGCACTC includes:
- the lepA gene encoding translation elongation factor 4, with protein sequence MTSLDAIRNLSIIAHIDHGKSTLADRMLEICGAVDPRDMRAQYLDSMDLERERGITIKLQSVRLQHRSHVLNLIDTPGHVDFGYEVSRSLAACEGVILVVDASQGIEAQTLANCYLALENDLEIVAALNKIDLPAADPDTYAEEIENVLGIPAEDILRISAKTGEGVSDLLDAVIDRIPAPEGEADAPLQGLIFDSHFDQYRGVVSSVRVVNGHLRTGSRLRFMQAGATHEAIEVGVRTPDNLPVAELGPGEVGYLIAGIKDVGEARSGETVTDNAAPAAEPLAGYQDPKPMVFCGLYPVDGDEFEDLRESLEKLQLNDASFTYEPETSGALGFGFRCGFLGLLHMEIIRERLEREFDLNLIATAPSVEYRVIRDDGHELVIDNPADLPDPGSIETILEPYLRTTIITPTSYTGALMDLCQTRRGEMVKMEYLSPERVELQYKMPLGEVVMDFFDQLKSRTQGYASLDYEPIGDEPADLVKVDILISGEPVDAFSSIVHKDKAYDYGKKMVDKLRELIPRQQFDVPIQAAIGSRILSRQTVKAYRKDVTAKLYGGDVSRKRKLLEKQKEGKKRMKHLGRVEVPSDAFISALRLED